TACGGAAGAGAATATTGAGAAGGGAACCGCCTTTATCAAATCCCTGGATATTAAGATTGATACAACCCGGAAAGGTGTGACCTGGGATAAAGAGCGCTGTGCCCAGTGCGGCAGCTGTGTTCCTCATTGCCCCACCAATGCCCTGGCCATTCCGGACAGGAATACCATGGAAGTCGTTTTTAACACAGAGGAGTGCATTGAATGTCTGAGCTGCATCAAGGTCTGTCCCTTCGGGGCCATGAAGTCCCTGTTCTGAGGACCATGCTGATACCATGCTGACACCATGCTGACACCATGCTGACACCATGAGTCTGAAGCGCAAAACTCCCGGGGAATTCCATTTCAAGGATGCTCATTTTCATATCCTTACTGAGGCCTGGGATGATGTGTGCAGCAGGATTATTGCCGAGCGTCTGAATCTGGAAGCCTTTATCGGCGAGCATCCCGGATTTCAATCATCCCTTATCCCCCTGGATATTCATATGCCGGATGATCTTCTGCCCGATGCCGTCCGGAGGATGCAGTATGCCTCCCGGCTGACAGGGCTGGGACCCATGGCTGCAGTGGCCGGAACCATGGCACAGTTGGCTGCAGAAACATCAAAGGCTTTGGGATCTTCAGAATCTATTGTAGAGAATGGGGGCGATCTCTATCTGGACTGCCGGGACGAGGTGATTCTTGGGCTCTATACCGGAAAAAATTCACAATTTGAAAACCTGGCATTGAAGATCCCCGGTGATATGATGCCCCTGGCTGTCTGTACTTCTTCAGGCCGAATGGGCCATTCCCTCAGTTACGGCGACTGTGATCTTGTCACTGTGTTTTCAAAAGATGGATCATTGGCGGATGCCGCGGCAACACTTGGCTGTAATTCTGTAAAGACGGAAGATGATATCGAGCCGGTCCTGAACAGGCTGCTGGCCATCGATGGAATACTGGGTGCTATCATCATCAGGGATGATCGCTTCGGAGCTGTGGGAGAGATCCCTGAGCTGATCAAAACTCTGGAAACCGACATAGACGGGAAGGTCTCCCGGGATGATATGTCAAACTTTCAGCAGTCATAGGGATTTTTATGCTTTCATTTGATGAAATGCTGCAAAGAGGGGATTGGAAGTCTCTCCCTCACTGTCCGGGAAGGTATATTCTTGCCGGTGGTCTCAGTGCTCTGACTATGGCTGAATTGCTGGGTTGTGAACTGACTGTGAGAGAGTACCGGACCCCCAATGCTCCCGATAATGTTCTGATCTGCGAGCTGAGGGACGGGGGGATTATTTCCTTTGTCAAAGACAGGCAGCGTTACATCCATACTCTCTGCAATGCAGAGGGGTTTGACAGGAAGTTAAGGCAGCTGGGAATAAGACCGCTGCTGCCGGAGACTGTTTTACTTTTTTGAAAGAACATTAAGGTACGTGTTCAGTGATTTATATGATTTCATCAGAGAGATACTTCTCACTGATGAGGATAAGGTCTCTAGCATTGTTCAATTCCAGCTTTTTCATGAGATTTTTTCTGTGAAACTTAACCGTAACCAGTGCTAAGTTCAGTTTCGCGGCAATATCATTGTTTTTAGATCCCATTATCAAATAATCCAGAATCTGCCGCTCTCTCTGTCAGTCTTTTCAGATTGTGATGAACCCTGCTTTTTTCTGAAAAATGCTGCATCCCCTCATCAACTATCAATTTTGCATTTTGAACTACTTCCTGAAGCTGAATGCGTAGTATCGGCTTCTCAAAAAGATCCAGGGCACCTTCCAGAAAGGCTTCCCGGCATTTTGAGACATCTGCAAAACCTGTCAGAAATATCACCGGTAACAAAATATCATTTTGTTTAAGCTGTTTATAAAGACTCAGACCATCCATTTCGGGCATTTTCATATCTAATATGATACAAGCGTAATCCCCGGGAGAGACCCTGGACATAAAATTATTGACTGTAGTAAAAGATTCTGCTTTGAACTGCCACTCCTCAACGAGGGTATGAATATAGTCGCATTGCATTTCATCATCATCTACAATGTATACTTTAAATTTTTCGATTCTCTTTATCCATATAATTATTTGTGTCTTTTCAAGAGATTGTATCAATTGCATTAATAGTATTTCACCATTGTGGAATCAGGAACATATTGTAAACGCCGTTCCCTCTGTATACAATTTTAGATAATAGCAGATTTCTATTAATTATTATACTTATAGTACCAATATATGCCGGTGGGCATACAATCCCGGGATGTATTAGTGTTATAAGTCAACAATCCCCATTGCAAGGGAATCTCAGCATTATTATAATCTAGGTCCTCTGCAGGTACCTGGACAGCTTGTAAATACTTCCTTTCCAATACTCACAGTAT
The Oceanispirochaeta sp. M1 genome window above contains:
- a CDS encoding 4Fe-4S binding protein, encoding MSGTTEKITRKLMLYFPECETEKPIVYHLVKDYDLIINIFRARVTPEEEGYLVLDVTGTEENIEKGTAFIKSLDIKIDTTRKGVTWDKERCAQCGSCVPHCPTNALAIPDRNTMEVVFNTEECIECLSCIKVCPFGAMKSLF
- a CDS encoding UPF0280 family protein, which encodes MSLKRKTPGEFHFKDAHFHILTEAWDDVCSRIIAERLNLEAFIGEHPGFQSSLIPLDIHMPDDLLPDAVRRMQYASRLTGLGPMAAVAGTMAQLAAETSKALGSSESIVENGGDLYLDCRDEVILGLYTGKNSQFENLALKIPGDMMPLAVCTSSGRMGHSLSYGDCDLVTVFSKDGSLADAAATLGCNSVKTEDDIEPVLNRLLAIDGILGAIIIRDDRFGAVGEIPELIKTLETDIDGKVSRDDMSNFQQS
- a CDS encoding LuxR C-terminal-related transcriptional regulator, with protein sequence MGSKNNDIAAKLNLALVTVKFHRKNLMKKLELNNARDLILISEKYLSDEII
- a CDS encoding response regulator transcription factor, with the translated sequence MQLIQSLEKTQIIIWIKRIEKFKVYIVDDDEMQCDYIHTLVEEWQFKAESFTTVNNFMSRVSPGDYACIILDMKMPEMDGLSLYKQLKQNDILLPVIFLTGFADVSKCREAFLEGALDLFEKPILRIQLQEVVQNAKLIVDEGMQHFSEKSRVHHNLKRLTERAADSGLFDNGI